CAAAAGTGAGAAACAAGTAGTTTGTACTTTTGTCTGAAAATCAGTACTCTCATCATCTGCcaattttgtaattaattctATTTATTGTGGTTGCCCTGAGTTGGTTGGTTCTTTTTCTTGGTCTGTATGCGTCGCTTACTGTTTCACATCTCAGGCACAGTTCATCACTGAAAATATCTAAATGCCTAGTTTAGAATTTTCCTTCAGAGCAAATGTagtaaaattttgataattaaattctaaatatATTTCAAGGTGTTGATCAATTACTGCTTGTCATAAACAGAAACAATTTTTTCAATGGTAatatatactattttttatattttttgttttgggaAAGAAATTGACAGTATCTATTAAGAACCCCATATGCAATGCAACGCATTCAGCCCCtgtgagaaattcttaggtagagcCCCTGTTTCCGCTGCCATTCAAAAGATTCTACTGGACATATTTGATAATGAAGCTGAATACGAGTCTGCATATCAGAACCTCAGTACAAATACATTTTCATCAAGGCCTAAACAGATAGAATTTGAACGCTTATATTCAACAAAAACAATTCGTTAATTAGTATATTGTAAAGATACAGACTAAAGGGACAGATGAAAACTGAATGACCAAACAGGAATataattcattttcaaaaataaaataaaatttgatatgaATAAGCTGACCTGTTTATACAACATTGCAGTGTCTGTTCTACAATCATAAAAGTTAGTGCTGAATTTTAATCCAAGTTAGCCGTGTAGATCCCTTTTGCGCTTCTAAAAAACATCAATTGTATGCAGTGGAAAACAATCTTCGCTTCAAGTTTTTGCTACCCTTTCAAACTTTTACAGTGACAAAAATACTATAGCTATATTGATGCTACAGTTAACAAAGAAGGGGCAACAAGTTGAAAAATGCATGCGAGAGAATCTGGATGACTAAGAAATGTACCTTATGAATATCCGCAGGTATCAGTTTGATCCCACTGGTATCATCTTTATAGCTGCAGCAATTGGCATGCCGAGGAATCCAAGCCAAATGGTGATGAACCATTGCTGCCAAGTGAGAGGAGATGTGTTTGCAAATGTGCCCAGAAACTCGACAATTACGATTTGGAAGATGACAGTGCAACTCAGTACAGTTACAAATACGTAGTTTTTCAATATGCCTTTGAAAACATTAATCTTTTCCATCTCCCTGGAGCTGATCTCATTGAAAGCCTGAAGAAATAAACAAACCAGCTCCAGAATCAGAATTGAAGTTGCACGCATATTTACGATAATATGGTAATTTTGTAAAAGAAAAAAGCACGGTGCAATATATTTAACGTATCAATCACAATACCTGACAAAAGACGAATGAGTTGAAAATGAGAGTGTTAAGTATTAAATCAGAATCTGGGCCATCGAGATGAAAGAACGCTTTTCCTCTTGTCTGAAGATACCATATCATCACAAACTGATAAAAAGACTGCCCCATAATATTTCTCCACATCACATTGCTGATAAAGTTTCCTTTCCTGCCAACTGGAGATCTAGTCATTAAATCATCATTAGGAGGCTCTGTTGCCAGTGCTAGAGCTCCTAATGTATCCATGATCATATTGACCCAGAGAAGTTGAACAGCGGTTAGGGGAGCAGTTCCTGCATAATAGAACCATAGGAAGATGAGAATAAGCGCCAAAAAGCGGCAATTATGTAAGATAAGGCTGACTCACCAGTCAAACAGGCTGAAGAAAAGTTGACAACCAAGGCAACAACATTGACTGTGAGTTGAAACTGAACAAATTTTTGAATGTTTATGTAAACTGAACGTCCCCATTTTGCCACAGTCACAATTGTGGAGAAGTTGTCATCCAAAATTATGACATCAGCACTTTCTTTTGCCACCTGAAAGACCACGGTAGATAGTCAATACTTGCATATTTGAAAGGTAGAAGACAGTTTGACAATCACTAGGATAAATTCAACATGAAAAACTAGAGGATAGTTAgttattgttgttgttatttAAGGGTCCAACACCTTTCTGAAGATGTAGCAAAAAACGTTTAGATATGAAGAGAAGAATCCCTATAGCCTCTATTAATTTGGAAATAAAGCTTAGTTGATTTGAGTTGAATAGGAAAAATAAAGCAGGATAACTTTACTGAATAACAATAACAATGAGCATTCTGCTAATAAATCACGGAGCACCTAAACTAAGTACAAAGCATTAGATGAGTTTACGTGAAGAAATGGAAAACTCTTCTCCTCGCTATCTTTATATGACACAACATACATAAGTTCTACTAAGCTAAGGATGAGTTTGCCATGGCAAGTAGTTCCAAGTCATTACATGCGAAGATTGATTAAAACTTCTGTATAGTAgccaaaaaaaaatcagtaaatAAGTTTAATTGCATATCAGTATAGACAGATTGAGCAGAAAATACCTCAGTACCAGCAATGCCCATTGCTAACCCAATGTCTGCTTCATGAAGTGCTGGAGCATCATTAGTACCATCACCAGTCACTGCAACAACTTCCCCTAAAGTTGTTCTTAGGTGCTTCACTAGGGTATGTTTGTCCATTGGTGAAGATCGGGCCATTACCTGCAAATTTAAGAAATTCAGAATATTTCTCAGGAGACGAGTTTCTCACACTTAATCAGGCAATACAGAGGTGCATAGAGCCATATCATGGAAGAGAACTTCAGTtatattcaactgtaaatgCCAAAGGATATATTCCGCGCACATGTTCAAATGAGcaggaagaaaaaaaatgggatATTTCACCGTCAACTCGTGCTGTCGTGCAAACTCAAAGTACAAATTTTGAAACTAAAACACctttaatgatttaaaattatgcaaacaaaaacaaatagatGAACCTGAATTTTCGGTATAAGTTCAAGCAACTCGTCCTCACTCTTCTCCCTGAATTCAGGTCCTTCAATTGCTAGTCCATTATCAGTCAAAATGCCACATTCTCTAGCAATAGCCTTTGCAGTGGTTAAGTTATCTCCAGTGACCATCCGAACAACAATTCCAGCTGATCTACAAATTGCAACAGACTCCTTGACACCAGGGCGCACCGGATCTTTGATACCCACAATACCTAAGCAAGTATATCCCTTAAGTGGAATAGGGCTTTCAGCAGAGAATTCACTTCCAATTTCTAGGTAAGCAAGGCAAAGAGTTCGAAGTGCTTCACTAGCAAATTGTTCAATGGTATTCGTTAAATAATCGATGGATGCTTCATCAAGGGGAACAACCTCACCATTTGCATCTATAAATTTGTCACATGCAGCTAAAATTATTTCAGAGGCTCCCTTGCAGTGTATCCGGAAACCTCCTCCGGGAAGCTCTAAAACTACACCCATTCGCTTCTTTGTAGAATTGAATGGTTCAACCTTAACAATATTTAGCTTCCCTCTTTCTTCTTGGAAATTTCCTCCTAGTAAAAGCCCCAGTTCTAAAAGAGCAGTTTCAGTGGGTGATCCTAGTATCTCAATTTTCTTGTCTTTGTTTGTAACAACTTCTCCTCCAGTGTTATAAAAAATAGATTCAAGCAGGATTCTCTTAGCAGAGTCGGGCATTGCAGATCCAAAATTATTAGCACTCTCAGAGCTGCCCACTTCCTTGATTATCCCACAAACACATGCTTTTACAACAGTCATATGGTTAGTTGTTAGCGTCCCAGTTTTGTCACTGCAGATAGTCGTGGCAGACCCCATGGTCTCGCAAGCTGCTAAATGGCGAACAAGTGCCTTGTcattcatcatcttcttcatggcAAAAGCAAGACTTAGAGTCACAGCCAAGGGCAGCCCCTCAGGAACTGCAACCACAACAATTGTAACAGCAACAGCAAAAAATTCCAACATTTCCATAGCATCATCACCAGACCACATCCACTGGCTTCCTTCTTGAATCTTACGTCTGAATAATCCTTCCACTAGGACAGCAAATGTCACAACAGCAAAAAATAGGCCTATTTTACCAATGACAGTTGCTACTCCATTCAGTTTGACCTGCAATGGGGTCTCATCATCTCCTCCTTCACTGAGAGTAGCCATCAGTTTACCCCACTGTGTTCTCATTCCAACAGTAGTCACGAGCATTTTGCAGGATCCATCCTGAACTTTGGTTCCGGAAAGGAGAAAAGGGTTTGCAGTATTCACATGAACAGGTTCACACTCTCCTGTTAGACTGGATTCATTAATTAACAAAGAAAACCCTGAAATGAAGAGTCCATCTGCAGGGACCTGATCACCAATGGAAAGATGAACAATGTCCCCGGGGAGTAAGTCATATATTGAGAGCTTCTGCCTCAAACCATTTCTCGAAACATGAACTgatatcttcttcttctccttgtCCAAATCCTTGAACTGCAAAGATTGCCTATAATCACTCGTAGCAGTGACGAACACAACAAGCAGAATACTTGCAACAATTCCAAGTCCATCATGGGCACCCTTAGGCCATCCTTCCATAATTATGCCAACAATAAGGGAAACTAAGGCGCAAATACCGAGTATCATAAGAGTCATATCTTGAAGAGCTTCCCAAACAAAAAGCCAGAAACCTCGAGGAGGGCTTTCAGCGAATTTATTAACTCCATAGATTTCTTTCCTTTTACTTAGTAAGTCCTCAGAAGTAGAAATCCCATCAGCAACTGATGTGGAAACCTTCCCAGCTAGACCCTCCACACCACCATGAATTGCCAGTTTCTTCACATCGTGGCCTTCGACAACTGATGCCAGTTCATCAgcacaaattttaaaaccagCAGCCTCAACCTCTTCAGGTACGGTGTAATCACTAGACAAATTAAGACCTGCAAGCAGTCAAGGAGAAAGTCAAAATGGAAGCTCCTAGAACACCTCAATACTGGAGAGTTTGAACAAAGCAACAAATTCTCACAATGGATAAACTGAAGAGCAGCTTTCGAAACCAACACTGCAATTCTAAGCTTTTCCTGCAATGTGAAgataaaaaaccaaaaaattgaataaaaaagagagCAAATGATAATGTATTGTTTAACATTGTGTTCAATCAATTGCTTTTGATGGAGCTGTTACTTTTAGCCATTCGAAATGAGCAAAGTTTTGTTTAGAACAATGAAACAAATGTTTCAATAGTCACTTGAGAGCACAATCATCTCCATATTTAGCAtaagatttcttaaccaattcCTTTCTAGTCAAACCTAGTCATCATTTTCCTgtgaaaatagaaaaattacaaTGCTCATTCCAGAAAtacgagaaattcttaggtagaccgaATCTACTACATCATCCATAAACTAACTCAATCACATTGTGACACttgattaaaatgatggcaaatTATAATATACGTATAATAAATGTGTCCAACAATATTGTAATTGACTTAGTTTACGAATGACGTGATAAACTCGGTCTACCtaacaatttataaatcaaagaGTTAATCATGTTTCACATATATTCTAAAATAATCATAATTCATTGCAAATTAGCAGTCCAATACTATATTTATAGGTATGAACAAGAAATAAAGTATTGTTCTACGTCATAAATACTGAGTATTGTTGTACAGAAATATTTTGTATCAAATTTAACTCATCGCATAAAAACAATGCTGTGGAAAATTAGCGATTCACTCATTTAAAATATCTTTCTATCGTTATAAAAgctatataagtatttaagcAAAATTCATTCCGTTATTTcggtttataaataaaattaaaatcaagaaaCAATCTGAACTGGTCAACGaactttaaagaaaaataaatcgGAGTCCTAAAAAGGAAAAGATGAATTCAAAGCAATATTATAGAGCACGTGACTACTTAAACTTTCTTTTCTGATCTCTTTCTCaggaaacaaacaaacaaacaaacaattaGCCGTAACAGTCAAACCTGATTGGAGCGGCGGATAGCGTGAGCTTCAAATCGTTTAGAAAGATTAGCAGTGAAACGAAATCTTCTTTTCGGATTCTTAACTAACCAACACAGCTTTCTCCATCTCTGTAAAGCTTCTTCCGATGAGTTTTTCGGCTTCACATCGCCGAAATTTTCATTCAAATAGTTCTCCATAATCACCTCCCAAAACAAACTAAACTCTCCGAGCAGAAATTAAATCTTCTTCTACAGCTGCTGAAACTTCAAAATGTAGCTACAGTATGaatctaaattatttttgaaactgacataatttttttttaatatacttttagAACCTAATCTGACGTTCTCTTTCGAAcggaacaaaaagaaaaaacagaagaaaagTAAAGACGACTAGACTTGACCTCTTGTACTGTGATTTAAAACGGCAACTTGTTGATAATTAAACGGCAAGTAATATGATAGTAGTTGTAAAACTATTCAACTGACCAGATGTAGATCTCGCTTCTCCTTCCTGTTCCAAAAATAATTAGCAAATGAAAATGATTTGGTTATAACCGGTTGACTGTTTAGACCGATTACTTTCCTGCTCGAAAGTGggtaaatgtaaaaaaaatgcGCCATTTTGGTAACTTATTTTttcattgattttatttgaatgttCTAACTTAGTTTTTATTCATTTGAGTGCTTAAACTGTCAAATTTCTCATTGATTTATTTTCTATGACGTGTTTTATACTAGAATAACTTAAATCTTGTAAATTTTGTCATAACCTGGTTTAGCTTTCttgatgtatttttttcatttttcctctttgtaatattattatatagtcTCAAAtgttttttatgttaattatatttaaaaggaaatgataataatagacttaaatgaatttttattttattttcgtcaaaataaaaaaattataaatgtttgatcTATCTATTGACAATTGTTGtgaatgttttaattaaaaattaaaaaatgtacatTATACAAATAAAgataattgaatatttttattattcacaacaaacaaaaataataaatattgatttattctttcattttgtttgtaaaatgaaataaatgaaCATATAGTCAATTTAAGTCTGTTTTTGCTATTTTCTTTGCTAACttatataaattaagttataataaaatgaGATcatgatatttaatttttttttagaggaAAAGATGATTTTATTGATTAACTAGAAGCAATAAGTTCGTTGACCGGGAAAAAAATTTCGCCGTTAAACATACAATATTATCTAGAAAAAAATACCCCATTTGGCAAGGACATGAGCTACGTGGTTGCACTTGCAATGTCTACCCACGTGTTGATAAACAACGTTTTAATCCTTAATTATCGATAGACAATTTTCTACAATCAACTGGACATGATCAATGGCTTTATTTGGCTGCTGAATACGCGAGATAACAGCAAGAACATCCGACTCGACAATCAGCTCCTTAACCTACAATGCAGCAGCCATTTGCAACCCAAGGCGGATCGCATTTAGGTCTCAGCTAACTCAACGACAATAATCCCATGCAAAATAGCCACCCTACACTTCACCATTACACCTGAATGATCCCTACATACCGcacttatttaagttattttagtACAGGAAATAGACTGctaattattttgaaatgtaaaacAAATCACAGTAGCTAAATTGTTCAATAATGGACAGATTAAGAAActcaattaaacaaaaaataagtaCGGAGACTAAAGTAGTAaagattaaaaagtttggaACAGTGTTGTGATGCATTTCTATTCGATCGAAATAGGACAAAGTACAATTGCTCCTCTGATTGGTTAGGGGAATCGTATTCACGCAGTTTTAGGCATGTGGGTTAGTGGCCAAATATTATGGCAGTGtagataaaataattgaaaaaacatgTGAGCTAAGAGCAATAATCCACAATGAACCGGTCCAGCGCTGAACCATAAAATACCCCATCCACAATTGGATAGCTAAGGGTCGAGTAGTTACAAAATTTAAGCGAGCAAAGGATGAttttgggtttttgatatttgaggcacccaaatttcCAATTCAGTGTCTCTTTCGGAATTAATTCTGAAAAAGTACCTGGTCCCACtcgttccgcattctaggaatgcggaacggATGAGGTTCCGCATTCTTAGAATGCGGAATAAGGGCAGCAGTTGATTAACAAAGTTAATCAGCTGCTTAAGcacgttccgcattctaggaatgcggaacgtgcttccccaatgattggggagacagttttgtctccccaatcattgggactgcaatgattgggcatttagtgcccaatcattgctgaactttattaaaaaaaaaaacaaattttatttaatttttttaataaacactataaattaaatacaatGTTATCAAACGATATATTAAAAAtcgatttaaatgtttgtttgatttaactactaattttaacaaattgaaaATATATGGGTACCGGAGCCAACTACCGCATGTAGTTCACTTAATTTGTATCTCTGAGCCTTGGTTTTGCATATATAACTTAGTCTTTAAAATAAACACACCTCAATCACTCTCATTACAGAACAACAAACTGATTTTGAGTTTCCGAATGGATTCTTGTCCTCTAAGAGACGACGGAAGGCCGATGTTCAAATCAAAAATACCCCGTTTTTCAAGATTATTCTTGACGGCGCCCTTCGTGATGGCAAGCTTGTAAgtccttttatctttttttaatcaattttttgatCTGCATAACTTATAAGAAGATAGACTTTCTAACTTCACCATGAACATATAAATTTCTATGTATATGCACAGTATATTCCAAGAAAATTTGTCAGACTCTACGGAAACAATCTGTCAAGTTCAGTAGTCCTCAAGGTTCCAAGTGGTGCAAAATGGAAACTAGATTTAGTGAAATCTGACGGTGAGATTTGGTTTCAGAAGGGTTGGCAAGAGTTTGTCAACTTTTACTCTATAGCTTATCGGTCATTTCTAGTCGACCACTTTcagtgttttattttatttatttaatgaagGTTCAATAGAAAATCGTTTATTAATTTGTATTgctttctaaaattatatcatttgttaataataatttaaaatcgttattaatttatatcgtttattaatattatatttgttaaaattatttattggcCCAATCATTTGCatctccccaatgattggggagacaaaagtgctccccaatcattggggagaaGCAACGTTCCACATTGCTACAATGCGGAACGTTGCTAAGCAGCTGATTAAGCAATTAATCAGCTGCTTAAAGCGTTCCGCATTGTAGGAATGCGGAACGCCACGTGTTCCGCATTTCTACAATGCGGAACGCGTGGGACCAGGCACCTTTTTGGAATTAAATTCCAAAGAGGCACACAACTGGAATTTTTATTGCCTATGAGGCATAGGAATATCAAAAACCCGATTATTTTACCCCCTCAATTtggcataaaatattaaaaaagtccaaaattgaaaaaccggatcatttataccatgagtttgtcaaaaccggctcaaaaacctcgacgtggcaccttaattggagagtgtctagaagtcattttaaatatttttccaaaacattttcaattttttccagTTCCGGATGGTCTTTTCTCTCTTCCCCGCTGCATCTCCTTCCACTCTTATTTCCTGCATCTCTTCAACCTCAACACACCACCAGGTCCACCACTCTACAACCAACCATCCACCATCAATTACTAAACACTTAGAATACTTGgcttttaacttaaatttttatcGTCATCTTCTTAAATGGGTTCAAGTTTTGAGAGATTGATTAAAAGAAATGGGCATCAAAGATTTTTGCTTTTCATTTTTTACAAGTTGGCTAGATTAAAAGGAATGGGTTCATTTTTTGCCTGTCACTCAGATTTTTgcttttcattttaaatatgtGATGTGATGCAAATTTATTGTATATAGTAAAATTGTGAGAATCATGAAATTTTAGATATGTTTCTTTATTCTGGAAATAATCAAAGCAACAAACATAATAATTTCTTGCCCACCACTGTCACATATCTTGTTGTTTGTATGTGTTGTGCTTTGAGCTTTGTTGTCGGCAGTTCCATCTCCGGTTGGTAGCTTCATCTGTCTTTCGTGCCATAACTGCTCTATTTTTCGGTGGAGGATTGTCTTTTCCAATGTACATATCTGGGTCTGTCCTTgagttcaagaacagatccaggTCTATTCTTGGACTCAAGATCAGACCTAGGTTTGTTCTTTAACGAGGGGCAATCTGCTCCTCACAAAAACGAGGAGCATTTGCTCCTCAACAAGAAGCTGCTTCATCTGGGCAGCAGCTTCTCTTTTCAGGCGAGGAGGAAcaacaaagaaaacaaaacttGTTTCGCGAAGATCTGTATTTCAGATCTGCTTTGGCGGAAAAATGGCCGCCGGGAGAATATTAAGAATttcttttgttaaaaatataaatttgggGGTTGATTTGTTATGTATATAAGATTTGAGAGTTAATTtgttatgtaaaattttaaattaaagggattaaattgtgtttttaaaattattaagtgtttatttaaaatgttaaaaaatattaagatcaatttaaattttttgccatCAAAAACCACTTAGGGTAAAAAAACCACCATCAAAACCAGAGAGTGTTTCACTCTcttgggtgagagtggggagggtgTTTTTATCCGATTTTGCCaaattcagggtaaaagtgatcatttttgctaattttgacgtttttgatacttcgtgccaagttgagggggtaaaatgTTTGTTCAAATTTAAGCATGCTACTACCAAATACCATACTATATAAAAGACTTTACTCATTTTTAGATCATTTTTTAAACAAAGCTGTCACATATATCCCCAAAACAAATAGTATAAATCattgaaaagtgaaaaaaatatttttgaaattaaaaaaaagtaatttcgCTAAAAAAAAGATAcgacctatatatatatatatatatatatatatttaaaaataggctaatcaccttaaaaactaccgactttatattttttttttcaataacaccctgacctttcaatttcgtcaattgcaccctatttcatatttttatgtttcaatagcactctaacttagaaaaaatagatgattttactattataaggattaaattttataaaacaattaaatttaagggtcattttatacctttttctactTGGACAAATTCTAATAAGTTCCTTAActtaaaaaagtttcaaataaatcctaaataaaaaaattaattaaatacatatataattaataatttaattcaaaattaaataaaatatttaaaacgaaaTCAACCAACCCGCCATACGCCGCTCTCCGGTCTCCACCGGAGACGAACTGTCGTCTTCAATGGAAGACCGGCAGATCTAGTCTTCCTTGGGGAAGACCAGatcgtcttccccatggaagaccagtAGATTCGttggtcttccatggggaagacgatCTCGTTTTCCCCATGGAAGATCTAATGGAAGACCGGTGACGGGCGGCATTTGAACGGAGGTGGTGATGGAGAGCGGCGGTGGGTCCGAAGGAAGGCGGTgacttttatttgtttatatattttttgttatagaGAAGAGGGTTTGTacgtataatttaaaacatcatATGCCATTtagagttttttaaaaatatgaagaatttattttgaactttatccaaatgaaaagagtccaatttaatattttagggtgttattgaaacgtaaaatacgaaatagggtgcagTTAACGAAATTACAAAGTtggggtgttattgaaaaaaaattgaaaggtcggtagtttttaaggtgattacccttaaaaataatataaagttaaaaataaaatatataatagtaaGAAATTTCCTATAAAATAAATGTACAGTTTAATTAATctatatttacaaataatacgatTCCGATTATTatggaaatatatataaatgacaAAGGCACAAAGTTATAATTTGACAAAGAAATTGCGTTTTTGGCTAAAGAGAAGAACATGTAGGCATGTGTAAGTTCGATCTGAAGTCTGATTATCTGAAGAGGGGCATGTTGTTACCATTCATAGCCGGACCTGGGCAGATACAAGTCGACTCCTATTAGTAAGCTTAACTCTTTTAAATTCCATTTTAAAATGTAGTCAAACATAtccaaattaaatatattaaatttatatgaattaaaaaaattacattgaaATTTGATTAACTATAGAAATCCAAATTCATACGTAAAGAAAGGAGAATAATGCAGGTTCAGATTTGAATTTaccttaaaaaaataagtatccGTCCAGTCTAAGTGAGTCGGGCTTGGACGGCCCAATCATTATATCCATATTTGTTCAACCTTTAAAAAATGGCTGGGCTGTTAAGAACACGATTACGTGGgctcaaattaattttttaagggTGATTTACAAAATACctaaaaaactataaatatttgtcaaaaatatctcaaaaataaaactttattgacgtagttaaaaatttaaaatatttatttttttacttcacaaattatttttttactctgcagtttcaaacagttgcaaacagtttcaaaaaacactatttaaaactgttttacaaaacatttcaaatacggtttctaatagagtttcaaaggCAGTTTCGAATtgggtttcaaacggtttataactgtttcttaaaaaataagttgaaactattttacaaaacgtttcaaatacagtttctaatagtttcaaacggtttcaaaaaataaaatgaaacaaagaCGGTTTCTAATtgggtttcaaacggtttataactgtttcttaaaaaataatttaaaatcgttttaaaaaacagtttcaaaaggtttcaaaaaaattctaaagtagacatctttgaaaccgtttataatacagtttcatacagtttaaaaaaaacggagtatttttacaaattttttcagagtaaacaaataaatttcggagtaaaaaaataaattttcgaaaaaaataagtaaaaaaataatttttcaaaaaaaggagtatctttgcaaatattttttaaaaggaatattttgtgcaaattcctctttttttaaaaaagataataaaagaaaagtttacgtatttattttaaaaaataaaaatatttatactttttatctAAACACGGAAAAACTTAAAGAAAATACTCCgtgtttttttcaaatttatatttttaatctccgttttaacataattatattttactctCTTATCATGCAGACATCATAACATGATCATTTCagaatcataatttttatgtattttttcttcatactttatcatattattatcataacctacTTTTATAAAAGATTATCATAACATCATTATAATACTTTAACATAACCTTATTATACTAgctattatcataatttattattttattatcataaattttattgtactattatgcatctttgatatataatttatacattataGAAATTTAACATGTAATTCATGACATACACACCACTGATATTGGTTTGATATTTAGATTACTCAAATTAATGGAGCTCACTAAAtaaatcatatatttttataggtTTTATATGGACTGACGAGGACTTTTTCTGTTTGGATCGgttttgaatataatttttcctttttttcgaTTCAATTTCAGCTAAAATTTCTTATCCGGTTCTCGGTTTTCATTATTCGGTCGATTGGTTCATTCAGTTCCAGGATTTTTAGTTCgattttaaccgaaccgatCGTATGCACATCATAATTCTCTATAGTTAAttcttttgtttaaaaaaataatatggtCAGTTTGATTTAATCAATCCTATAATTGGTTACTTCGATTTTGAgggttttaatttgatttttaccGATCGAGCAAATAAACAACCCTATTTCTCGGTAGTGAAGTGAGAAAA
This region of Mercurialis annua linkage group LG1-X, ddMerAnnu1.2, whole genome shotgun sequence genomic DNA includes:
- the LOC126688191 gene encoding calcium-transporting ATPase 1-like, yielding MENYLNENFGDVKPKNSSEEALQRWRKLCWLVKNPKRRFRFTANLSKRFEAHAIRRSNQEKLRIAVLVSKAALQFIHCLNLSSDYTVPEEVEAAGFKICADELASVVEGHDVKKLAIHGGVEGLAGKVSTSVADGISTSEDLLSKRKEIYGVNKFAESPPRGFWLFVWEALQDMTLMILGICALVSLIVGIIMEGWPKGAHDGLGIVASILLVVFVTATSDYRQSLQFKDLDKEKKKISVHVSRNGLRQKLSIYDLLPGDIVHLSIGDQVPADGLFISGFSLLINESSLTGECEPVHVNTANPFLLSGTKVQDGSCKMLVTTVGMRTQWGKLMATLSEGGDDETPLQVKLNGVATVIGKIGLFFAVVTFAVLVEGLFRRKIQEGSQWMWSGDDAMEMLEFFAVAVTIVVVAVPEGLPLAVTLSLAFAMKKMMNDKALVRHLAACETMGSATTICSDKTGTLTTNHMTVVKACVCGIIKEVGSSESANNFGSAMPDSAKRILLESIFYNTGGEVVTNKDKKIEILGSPTETALLELGLLLGGNFQEERGKLNIVKVEPFNSTKKRMGVVLELPGGGFRIHCKGASEIILAACDKFIDANGEVVPLDEASIDYLTNTIEQFASEALRTLCLAYLEIGSEFSAESPIPLKGYTCLGIVGIKDPVRPGVKESVAICRSAGIVVRMVTGDNLTTAKAIARECGILTDNGLAIEGPEFREKSEDELLELIPKIQVMARSSPMDKHTLVKHLRTTLGEVVAVTGDGTNDAPALHEADIGLAMGIAGTEVAKESADVIILDDNFSTIVTVAKWGRSVYINIQKFVQFQLTVNVVALVVNFSSACLTGTAPLTAVQLLWVNMIMDTLGALALATEPPNDDLMTRSPVGRKGNFISNVMWRNIMGQSFYQFVMIWYLQTRGKAFFHLDGPDSDLILNTLIFNSFVFCQAFNEISSREMEKINVFKGILKNYVFVTVLSCTVIFQIVIVEFLGTFANTSPLTWQQWFITIWLGFLGMPIAAAIKMIPVGSN